A single genomic interval of Xyrauchen texanus isolate HMW12.3.18 chromosome 48, RBS_HiC_50CHRs, whole genome shotgun sequence harbors:
- the LOC127639481 gene encoding uncharacterized protein LOC127639481, whose translation MSHSAFFCLCMFITKYVLSDNSDELKTVLEGDSVTLHTNITEVQRDDLILWRFGPRNTRIAEIIKRDQINFISVSNDEIFRDKLQLNNQTGSLTIKNITITHTGLYQLEMIRSGGTSVKRFSVTVYARLPVPIITGVSSQCSSSSESSSKCVLVCSVVNVTHVTLSWYKGNSLLSSISVSDLNSLSLPLEVEYQENNIYSCVINNPIRNQTKHLNINEVCQMCSDSLPSTGGGASWCLPEDGGAVEDQATTAMLLALKWVGDIQALLVESSWLEFGQGLSNATIKHKKGYVPKVLPMPFRAQIVHLQAFTSPRLFRMRSS comes from the exons ATGTTTTGAGTGATAATTCAGATGAACTGAAGACAGTTttggagggagattctgtcactctacacactAATATTACTGAAGTACAGAGAGATGATCTGATACTGTGGAGGTTTGGACCTCGAAACACTCGAATAGCTGAAATCATTAAAAGGGACCAAATAAACTTTATTTCGGTCAGTAATGATGAAATATTCAGAGATAAACTGCAACTGAACaatcagactggatctctcaccatcaaGAACATCACAATCACTCATACTGGACTTTATCAGCTTGAGATGATCCGCAGTGGAGGAACTTCAGTGAAGAGATTCAGTGTTACTGTATACG CTCGTCTTCCCGTTCCCATCATCACCGGAGTCTCTTCTCAATGTTCTTCATCATCTGAAAGTTCatctaaatgtgtgttggtgtgttcagtggtgaatgtgacacatgtgactctctcctggtacaaaggaaacagtttattgtcctccatcagtgtgtctgatctcaacagtctctctctacctctggaggtggaatatcaggagaacaacatctacagctgtgtgatcaacaatcccatcagaaaccagactaaacatctcaacattaATGAAGTCTGTCAGATGTGTTCAG ATTCACTGCCGTCCACTGGGGGAGGGGCGAGCTGGTGTTTGCCAGAGGACggaggagcagttgaggaccaggcgaca actgcaaTGCTGTTGGCTCTCAAATGGGTAGGTGATATACAGGCGCTGTTGGTTGAAAGTTCATGGCTGGAATTCGGTCAGGGGCTTTCAAATGCCACCATCAAACAcaaaaaaggctatgtgcctaaggtgcttcCCATGCCCTTCAGGGCTCAGATAGTGCACCTACAAGCTTTCACTTCACCACGTCTATTTCGGATGAGGAGCAGTTAG